One Tachyglossus aculeatus isolate mTacAcu1 unplaced genomic scaffold, mTacAcu1.pri scaffold_144_arrow_ctg1, whole genome shotgun sequence DNA segment encodes these proteins:
- the LOC119923105 gene encoding nanos homolog 3-like gives MRRNSSDPANRATKKGWLQGARPPPDPPGTLGRAGPPKMEAFNPWKDYLGLSRGVEAFQEEPGLGDSRPEAASASGERSLPRPVGPEGSPSCPFCRHNGEARHTYPSHNLKDAMGRVVCPILRGYVCPQNGFTSIYTYGPRSPPSKAAPGPNPPKPKGNPGGTAPQGPASAPGGC, from the exons CTCCAGGGGGCTCGGCCGCCCCCGGACCCCCCCGGGACCCTCGGCCGAGCAGGCCCCCCGAAGATGGAGGCCTTCAACCCGTGGAAGGACTACCTGGGCCTGTCCCGAGGGGTCGAAGCCTTCCAGGAGGAGCCGGGCCTCGGGGACAGCCGGCCCGAGGCGGCTTCGGCGTCGGGGGAGAGGAGTCTCCCGCGGCCGGTAGGTCCGGAGGGCAGCCCCTCTTGCCCCTTCTGTAGACACAATGGCGAGGCACGCCACACTTACCCATCCCACAACCTGAAGGACGCCATGGGCCGGGTGGTCTGCCCCATCCTCCGGGGCTACGTCTGCCCGCA GAACGGCTTTACGTCCATCTACACCTACGGCCCGCGGAGCCCGCCGTCCAAGGCGGCCCCCGGGCCCAACCCGCCCAAGCCCAAGGGGAACCCGGGAGGGACGGCTCCCCAAGGGCCAGCGTCCGCCCCAGGGGGCTGCTGA